The following coding sequences lie in one Dehalococcoidia bacterium genomic window:
- a CDS encoding DUF169 domain-containing protein, with amino-acid sequence MAFPPVQPERYDWEAVVDELNRLLRLRTTPIGMKLFETVAEMEAIPRIRRPKAIHTTDQIVAQAARLGWTVGITNDDLVGAQCGAVIGLHPQDADWLSGRRMAGVWFDTLENSAAHQAAMDVVPYGRFTALAVSPLTSGRLDPPDVCLIYGTPGQMIILINGLQWTGYRKFEWGVVGESACADSWGRALKTGEPSLSIPCYAERRYGGVLDDELLMAIPPRFLPGAIEGMKRIARNGLRYPIPQYGIQSDVRAGLAYSYG; translated from the coding sequence ATGGCGTTTCCGCCGGTTCAGCCCGAGCGCTACGACTGGGAAGCGGTCGTCGACGAGCTCAACCGCCTGCTGCGGCTGCGCACCACGCCGATCGGCATGAAACTGTTCGAGACCGTGGCCGAGATGGAGGCGATTCCGCGCATTCGGCGGCCTAAGGCGATCCATACGACCGATCAGATCGTGGCGCAGGCTGCCCGGCTCGGTTGGACCGTCGGCATCACCAACGACGACCTCGTAGGCGCGCAGTGCGGCGCCGTGATCGGCCTGCATCCGCAGGACGCGGACTGGCTCTCCGGCAGGCGCATGGCCGGCGTCTGGTTCGACACGCTGGAGAACTCGGCGGCGCACCAGGCGGCGATGGACGTGGTGCCCTACGGCCGCTTCACGGCGCTGGCCGTCTCGCCGCTGACCTCGGGCCGGCTCGATCCGCCGGACGTTTGCCTGATCTACGGCACGCCCGGGCAGATGATCATCCTGATCAACGGCCTGCAGTGGACGGGCTACCGCAAGTTCGAGTGGGGCGTGGTGGGCGAGTCGGCCTGCGCCGACTCGTGGGGCCGGGCGCTGAAGACGGGCGAGCCGAGCCTCTCCATCCCCTGCTACGCCGAGCGGCGTTACGGCGGCGTGCTGGACGACGAGCTGCTGATGGCGATTCCGCCGCGCTTCCTGCCCGGCGCGATCGAGGGGATGAAGCGCATTGCCAGGAACGGTCTGCGCTACCCGATCCCGCAGTACGGCATCCAGAGCGACGTCCGCGCCGGCCTGGCCTACAGCTACGGGTGA
- a CDS encoding GtrA family protein, with protein sequence MTVSQAATRRREPSVSWQAIRFGMIGLSGTVISFVLFTLLNQQLGWRVIVANPIAYGAGIVNNYFWNRIWNYRHVERRSVLHQGGQFALISLGALVLHTGILGFATRWGVGIKRDFFVYCAVYAGATAVSYAWNFTFNHHITFRERAPKTLQALAHPHVPHPHLPHLHPEKEGTTLAGDGD encoded by the coding sequence GTGACAGTTTCGCAGGCCGCCACGCGCCGCCGTGAGCCCTCGGTCTCCTGGCAGGCGATCCGCTTCGGCATGATTGGGCTCAGCGGCACGGTAATCTCCTTTGTGCTCTTCACCCTGCTCAATCAGCAGCTTGGCTGGCGTGTGATCGTCGCCAATCCGATCGCCTACGGTGCCGGCATCGTCAACAACTACTTCTGGAACCGCATCTGGAACTACCGGCACGTCGAGCGGCGCAGCGTGCTGCATCAGGGTGGGCAGTTCGCGCTGATCAGCCTCGGCGCCCTCGTGCTGCACACGGGCATTCTCGGCTTCGCCACCCGCTGGGGCGTAGGCATCAAGCGAGATTTCTTCGTCTACTGCGCGGTCTACGCCGGCGCCACCGCCGTCTCATATGCGTGGAACTTCACGTTCAATCACCACATTACTTTCCGCGAACGGGCGCCGAAGACGCTGCAGGCGCTGGCCCACCCGCATGTGCCGCACCCGCATCTGCCGCACCTGCACCCAGAGAAGGAAGGCACGACGCTCGCGGGAGACGGCGATTAG
- a CDS encoding chloride channel protein, whose protein sequence is MGLYLRFVLHAPAGHGVSEVIVAVETRGSRLPWIAGVHTAIGSTVTIGSGGSAGPEGPIIQIGAALSSGLGQLLRLPAPRLRTLLACGAGAGLAGMYHAPLTGAAFASEVLLEELEPRRFSLLALAAVAATAVAQQFSVEHVITAPALPPAPWQDVPLDLLLGLIAAPLGVALFLAVHSLGSRIEQSRIPFWLGPALGGLAVGAIGLFLPRVLGSGDTGIEQALNGHLETGLLLALPLAKLAATSFTLGSGATGGVFTPSLFIGATLGGAFGAIVGRVWSGASPEPAYTLVGMGTVVAAVVNAPLTAVLLVCEFTRDFNLLPQIVAAVAASVMLARRLHAESIYTLPLRLRGIDRELIRLSPLARIRVREVLIRDWPTIAPDRTLRQAMAQARTSGRTVFPVVDRDGRFEGVLSLDQVAAALERADAAGETQFEDRRVRDLALRDVPLLDPDETLHEVALALAGAASFMPIVPVVRRHGEQYVGVLERSAILRSYSAASRLQGRSERARRARQQPGG, encoded by the coding sequence GTGGGCCTCTATCTGCGCTTCGTGCTGCACGCACCGGCGGGCCACGGCGTCTCCGAGGTGATCGTGGCCGTGGAAACGAGAGGGAGCCGCCTGCCCTGGATCGCCGGCGTGCACACGGCGATCGGCTCGACCGTGACGATCGGCTCCGGCGGTTCGGCCGGGCCGGAGGGGCCGATCATCCAGATCGGCGCGGCGCTCTCCTCCGGGCTCGGCCAGCTCCTGCGTCTGCCGGCGCCGCGGCTGCGCACGTTGCTGGCCTGCGGCGCCGGGGCCGGCCTCGCGGGCATGTACCATGCGCCGCTCACCGGCGCCGCCTTCGCCAGCGAAGTGCTGCTGGAGGAGCTGGAGCCGAGGCGTTTCTCGCTGCTGGCGCTGGCCGCGGTGGCCGCTACTGCCGTGGCGCAGCAGTTCAGCGTCGAGCACGTGATCACGGCGCCCGCGCTGCCGCCGGCGCCCTGGCAGGACGTGCCGCTCGACTTGCTGCTGGGGCTGATTGCGGCCCCGCTGGGCGTGGCGCTCTTCCTGGCCGTGCATTCGCTGGGCAGCCGCATCGAGCAGTCGCGTATTCCCTTCTGGCTCGGTCCGGCGCTCGGCGGGCTCGCGGTGGGCGCCATCGGCCTGTTTCTGCCGCGCGTGCTCGGCAGCGGTGACACCGGCATCGAGCAGGCGCTGAACGGTCACCTGGAAACCGGCCTGTTGCTTGCCCTGCCGCTTGCCAAGCTGGCGGCCACCAGCTTCACGCTGGGATCCGGCGCCACGGGCGGCGTGTTCACGCCCTCGCTCTTCATCGGCGCGACGCTGGGCGGCGCCTTCGGCGCGATCGTCGGCCGCGTCTGGAGCGGCGCCAGCCCGGAGCCGGCTTACACGCTGGTCGGCATGGGCACGGTGGTGGCGGCCGTCGTCAACGCGCCGCTCACCGCGGTGCTGCTGGTCTGCGAGTTCACGCGCGATTTCAACCTGCTGCCGCAGATCGTCGCCGCGGTGGCGGCAAGTGTGATGCTGGCCCGCCGGCTGCACGCGGAGTCGATCTACACCTTGCCGCTGCGCCTGCGTGGCATCGACCGCGAGCTGATCCGCCTCAGCCCGCTGGCGCGCATCCGCGTGCGCGAAGTCCTGATCCGCGACTGGCCGACGATCGCGCCCGATCGCACGCTGCGCCAGGCGATGGCGCAGGCGCGCACCAGCGGCCGCACGGTTTTTCCGGTGGTCGATCGCGACGGGCGTTTCGAGGGCGTGCTCAGCCTCGACCAGGTGGCGGCCGCGCTGGAACGGGCGGACGCCGCCGGCGAAACGCAGTTCGAGGACCGCCGTGTACGTGACCTGGCGCTGCGCGACGTGCCGCTGCTCGACCCTGACGAAACGTTGCACGAGGTTGCGCTGGCGCTGGCCGGCGCCGCCTCGTTCATGCCGATCGTGCCGGTGGTGCGCCGCCACGGGGAACAGTACGTGGGTGTGCTGGAACGTTCCGCGATCCTGCGCTCATACAGCGCCGCCTCGCGCCTGCAGGGCCGCTCGGAGCGGGCGCGGCGGGCACGTCAGCAACCTGGGGGCTAA
- a CDS encoding 4Fe-4S dicluster domain-containing protein, protein MTYRIALEGCINCGWCRRACPTETIAFFLTRQRTHVIRPEGCIDCGICARVCPVDVISYDQEYRHDPIDLEAAKAHARAWARRQRQTAQQRKLRAEAAAAGVRARPADAGPSR, encoded by the coding sequence ATGACCTACCGCATTGCCCTGGAAGGCTGCATCAACTGCGGCTGGTGCCGCCGCGCCTGCCCAACGGAAACGATCGCGTTCTTCCTGACGCGCCAGCGCACGCACGTGATCAGGCCTGAGGGTTGCATCGACTGCGGCATCTGCGCCCGCGTCTGCCCGGTGGACGTGATCAGCTACGACCAGGAGTACCGGCACGATCCGATCGACCTGGAGGCGGCCAAAGCGCACGCCCGCGCCTGGGCCCGAAGACAGCGCCAAACCGCGCAGCAACGCAAGCTCCGGGCGGAAGCGGCGGCGGCAGGGGTACGGGCGCGGCCGGCAGACGCCGGCCCTTCGAGGTGA
- a CDS encoding molybdopterin-dependent oxidoreductase — protein sequence MRHFWYGTAAGCAFVVVSLIARAADSVPTLPELAQDRLVLLLPGPLFSLLLDRLLYLGKPLLFAALLLAEVAAGGLAGLAIGRWGRPAAAAAALWLLTGFVLLPLVDRGVFAGSAEVALVLLLGLAAYALTYTLFAGLPLSLAALFGPAQETRQAEAETPEARAAAQIDRRRLLAGGTLGLATVLLTRRAIGRLPELPPRGGGGSALAAGGGDASAGGADEAFSGLPPPVTPVDRFYIVSKNLLDPVSNGKSWRLHVGGMVERPLTLGYGEITALPAVTQDRTLECISNETGGDLISNGVWTAARLADVLQRAGVQPGAAAITFSSADKYTSALPLAQAQDPSTLLAYQLDGAPLPHKHGYPVRVLAAGLYGMKNPKWLTRIDLVAAEQPGFWQQQGWDEQGIIQTMAQINTPVDGAKLAAGTVQLAGIAFAGARGIARVEVSSDGGVSWADARLLPSLGPNTWTFWQNAWQPAGSGAFTLSVRATDGSGTEQPARRTDPFPAGATGYHQIRVRVGG from the coding sequence ATGCGCCACTTCTGGTACGGCACCGCCGCGGGCTGCGCCTTCGTCGTGGTCTCGCTGATCGCCCGCGCGGCGGACAGCGTGCCCACGCTGCCGGAGCTGGCGCAGGATCGCCTGGTGCTGCTGCTGCCGGGGCCGCTGTTCTCGCTGCTGCTGGATCGCCTTCTCTATCTCGGCAAGCCGCTGCTCTTCGCCGCGCTGTTGCTGGCGGAGGTGGCGGCCGGAGGTCTCGCCGGGCTGGCGATCGGCCGCTGGGGCCGGCCCGCCGCGGCGGCCGCGGCGCTGTGGCTGCTCACGGGCTTCGTGCTGCTGCCGCTGGTGGATCGCGGCGTGTTCGCCGGCAGCGCCGAGGTGGCGCTGGTGCTGCTGCTCGGCCTGGCCGCCTACGCGCTGACGTACACGCTCTTCGCTGGTCTGCCGCTCAGCCTCGCCGCGCTATTTGGCCCGGCGCAGGAGACGCGGCAAGCCGAAGCAGAGACGCCTGAGGCGCGTGCGGCCGCGCAGATCGACCGTCGACGGTTGCTGGCCGGCGGCACGCTGGGCCTCGCCACGGTGCTCTTGACACGGCGCGCGATCGGCCGGCTCCCCGAGCTGCCCCCGCGCGGTGGCGGCGGTTCGGCGCTGGCGGCCGGGGGCGGCGATGCCTCCGCCGGCGGCGCCGATGAAGCGTTCAGCGGCCTGCCGCCGCCGGTGACGCCCGTCGATCGCTTCTACATCGTCTCCAAGAACCTGCTGGACCCGGTCTCCAACGGCAAGAGCTGGCGGTTGCACGTGGGCGGCATGGTCGAGCGGCCGCTGACCCTGGGTTACGGCGAGATTACCGCCCTGCCGGCGGTCACTCAGGACCGCACGCTGGAGTGCATCTCCAACGAGACTGGCGGCGACCTGATCAGCAACGGCGTCTGGACTGCCGCACGTCTGGCCGACGTGCTGCAGCGGGCCGGCGTGCAACCGGGCGCCGCCGCGATCACCTTCAGCAGCGCCGACAAGTACACCTCCGCCCTGCCCCTGGCGCAGGCGCAGGATCCCTCCACGCTGCTCGCGTACCAGCTCGACGGCGCGCCGTTGCCGCACAAGCACGGCTACCCGGTGCGCGTTTTGGCCGCCGGCCTCTACGGCATGAAGAACCCGAAGTGGCTGACGCGCATCGACCTGGTCGCGGCCGAGCAGCCGGGCTTCTGGCAGCAGCAGGGCTGGGATGAGCAGGGCATCATCCAGACGATGGCGCAGATCAACACGCCGGTAGACGGCGCAAAGCTTGCGGCGGGAACCGTGCAACTTGCCGGCATCGCCTTCGCCGGCGCCCGCGGCATCGCACGCGTCGAGGTCTCGAGCGACGGCGGTGTGAGCTGGGCGGACGCGCGGCTCCTGCCCTCGCTCGGCCCCAACACCTGGACGTTCTGGCAGAACGCCTGGCAGCCAGCGGGGAGCGGCGCCTTCACGCTCAGCGTGCGCGCCACGGACGGCTCGGGGACGGAGCAGCCGGCGCGGCGCACCGATCCGTTCCCCGCCGGCGCTACCGGTTACCACCAGATCCGCGTGCGTGTCGGCGGCTGA
- a CDS encoding PEP-utilizing enzyme — MSQNLFPELDTAQPPVDLRSWRPDWDFGPIEGFPVYTRANVGEVIPGLMSPLGASVGTNALDQGFILLSKMLGTFEPYRRRLPPGIEDGTAKTGAWVGVFFGRAYLNLSLITEGADLIPGTSTAAVEEQYLGGVRNPGAPPRRLTLAERRIKLTVIPHLLRATLRAPRLTDEQEQRVTEYVRHESALDLHQASGDTLLARLAYSGRFQVPVAGLHLLNSAGASTGLETLSRSVRRWLPNAPAGLVERLVTGLPDVESAKPAYEIWRLSRLVKADDGLTRLFARTDAGETAAALAAAPGDAATGLREALDGFLGRYGYRAMREAELSSKSWAEDPTFVYATIKSYAQAGEDADPFLAHARQEAFRREAEAYAFKQLNPLKRRLFRQQLGVAQRFIALREKTKAQWVRAMQPARAICREAGRRLTEQGVLATTDDVYLLLYDEFEQALRGRLDTAAARQAVDRRRRDLAICERVELPEWFDGRPEPHWTGAEQSKPAGDMPAAATLKGIPVSPGRARGRARVITQLDEDAAVEPGEILVAPFTDAAWTPLFFTAAAVVVDLGGPLSHGSTVAREYGLPAVVNVKTGTKQIRDGQEITVDGTSGEVLLH; from the coding sequence ATGTCGCAGAATCTCTTTCCCGAGCTGGACACTGCCCAGCCGCCGGTGGACCTCAGATCATGGCGCCCCGACTGGGACTTCGGCCCGATCGAGGGCTTTCCCGTCTACACCCGCGCGAATGTCGGCGAAGTCATTCCGGGGTTGATGTCGCCGCTCGGCGCCTCGGTCGGCACGAACGCGCTCGACCAGGGCTTCATCCTCCTGTCGAAGATGCTGGGCACCTTCGAACCCTACCGGCGCCGCCTGCCGCCCGGCATCGAAGACGGCACGGCGAAGACCGGCGCCTGGGTGGGCGTCTTCTTCGGCCGCGCCTATCTCAATCTCAGCCTGATCACCGAGGGCGCGGACCTGATCCCCGGCACCTCCACCGCGGCGGTGGAGGAGCAGTACCTGGGCGGCGTGCGCAATCCCGGCGCGCCGCCGCGCCGGCTGACCCTGGCGGAACGACGAATCAAGCTCACGGTGATCCCGCACTTGCTGCGGGCAACGCTGCGCGCTCCCCGGCTGACCGATGAGCAGGAGCAACGGGTCACCGAGTATGTGCGACACGAAAGCGCCCTCGATCTGCACCAGGCGAGCGGCGACACGCTGCTCGCTCGCCTGGCATACTCGGGGCGCTTCCAGGTGCCCGTTGCCGGCCTGCATCTGCTGAACAGCGCCGGCGCCAGCACGGGCCTGGAGACCCTCTCGCGCAGTGTGCGCCGCTGGCTGCCGAATGCTCCGGCCGGGCTGGTGGAGCGGTTGGTCACCGGGCTGCCGGACGTGGAGAGCGCCAAGCCGGCTTACGAGATCTGGCGGCTCTCGCGCCTGGTGAAGGCCGACGACGGTCTCACGCGCCTGTTCGCGCGGACAGACGCCGGCGAGACCGCCGCGGCGCTGGCCGCCGCGCCCGGCGACGCGGCCACGGGCCTCCGTGAAGCCCTGGACGGCTTCCTCGGCCGCTATGGCTACCGCGCGATGCGCGAGGCCGAGCTGTCGTCAAAGTCGTGGGCGGAAGACCCAACCTTCGTCTACGCCACGATCAAAAGCTACGCGCAGGCCGGCGAGGACGCCGACCCCTTCCTCGCGCACGCACGCCAGGAGGCGTTCCGCCGCGAGGCAGAAGCGTACGCGTTCAAGCAGCTGAATCCGTTGAAACGGCGTCTCTTCCGCCAACAGCTCGGGGTGGCGCAGCGCTTCATTGCCCTGCGTGAGAAGACCAAGGCGCAGTGGGTGCGGGCGATGCAGCCGGCCCGCGCCATCTGCCGCGAGGCCGGGCGGCGTCTCACGGAGCAAGGCGTGCTCGCCACCACGGACGACGTGTACCTGCTGCTCTACGATGAGTTCGAGCAAGCGCTGCGCGGTCGGCTCGACACGGCCGCCGCCCGGCAGGCCGTCGATCGCAGACGGCGCGACCTGGCGATCTGCGAGCGCGTCGAGTTACCGGAGTGGTTCGACGGGCGGCCCGAGCCTCACTGGACCGGCGCAGAGCAAAGCAAACCGGCCGGCGACATGCCCGCCGCGGCGACCCTCAAGGGCATCCCCGTCAGCCCTGGACGCGCGCGCGGACGGGCGCGCGTGATTACCCAACTCGACGAGGATGCCGCGGTCGAGCCGGGCGAGATCCTGGTTGCGCCGTTCACCGACGCGGCCTGGACGCCGCTCTTCTTCACCGCCGCGGCCGTGGTCGTCGATCTCGGCGGGCCGCTCTCGCACGGCTCGACCGTGGCGCGCGAGTACGGCCTGCCCGCGGTGGTCAACGTCAAGACCGGCACCAAACAGATTCGCGATGGCCAGGAGATCACTGTGGACGGCACCAGCGGCGAGGTGTTGTTGCACTAA
- a CDS encoding VOC family protein has translation MARVVGLGHVGIYVQDLEKMVAFYRDLLGMQVTKQNWEAGAVFLSSDPARSDHEIALMRGRPSAEDPHLINQISMRVVSLADLREMYRAIKAGGYRIHRVVSHASAIGCYFADPENNTTEVFWVTSRPCWVMAGDPIDLEQPDEVIMAQVDRQWERLRDVPVGGVPLPAAAPAG, from the coding sequence ATGGCGCGCGTGGTTGGCCTCGGGCACGTCGGCATTTACGTCCAGGATCTCGAAAAGATGGTGGCGTTCTACCGCGACCTGCTCGGCATGCAGGTGACGAAGCAGAACTGGGAGGCCGGCGCCGTCTTCCTCAGCTCGGATCCCGCGCGCAGCGACCACGAGATCGCGCTGATGCGCGGCCGGCCCAGCGCCGAGGATCCGCACCTGATCAATCAGATCTCCATGCGCGTGGTCAGCCTCGCGGATCTGCGCGAGATGTACCGCGCGATCAAGGCCGGCGGCTACAGGATCCACCGCGTGGTCAGCCACGCCAGCGCGATCGGCTGCTACTTCGCCGACCCGGAGAACAACACGACCGAAGTCTTCTGGGTGACGAGCCGGCCCTGCTGGGTGATGGCCGGCGATCCGATCGATCTGGAGCAGCCGGACGAGGTGATCATGGCGCAGGTCGATCGCCAGTGGGAGCGGCTGCGCGACGTGCCCGTCGGCGGTGTGCCGCTGCCCGCGGCGGCGCCGGCGGGTTAA
- a CDS encoding gluconokinase: protein METVGKKRAEPPFVLALDVGSSGTRGRLFDARGRTLKRCEVRIRHQATSKPDGTVVGDAEAVLNEAIQIIDGLLKAAGRHAEQIAAVACDTYASSLVGVDARGRPLTPVFTYADARPAPQVAQLQRELDEDAVQQRTGCRFHASYLPARFRWLQATEPQTLASAAYWLSLGEFVYVHLLGKRAASFSTAAWTGLLNRHELDWDAELLAALPVKADQLSSLRDTGEPLQGLRQKFARRWPQLKQAKWFPAIADGYASNIGSDATDLQSYALSLGTSGAVRVLLEGTPDVVPHGLWCYRVNRRQSLLGGALNDGGRAVAWLRGLLKLPPVDGLRPVITAPPAMDTPVVLPFLTGERSPGWAGHATASFTNMDLHTDPAALFRGLLEGIALRLGLIADEVRRLAPDVARVVVSGGAAEDLPEWLGILADVIGAPMVASLEGQTTLRGTAVTALEVVAPKAERVPAAIGDTFSPNAEHRAAYDAARERQISAYDALIAAPPA from the coding sequence ATGGAGACCGTCGGCAAGAAGCGCGCCGAGCCCCCCTTTGTCCTGGCCCTCGATGTTGGCTCCTCCGGCACGCGCGGCCGCCTGTTCGACGCGCGCGGGCGCACGCTCAAGCGCTGTGAGGTGCGCATCCGCCACCAGGCGACGAGCAAGCCCGATGGCACCGTGGTCGGCGACGCGGAGGCGGTGCTGAACGAGGCGATCCAGATCATCGACGGCCTGCTCAAGGCGGCGGGCAGACACGCGGAACAGATCGCCGCGGTCGCCTGCGATACCTACGCCTCAAGCCTCGTCGGCGTGGACGCGCGCGGCCGGCCGCTGACGCCCGTCTTCACCTACGCCGACGCGCGCCCTGCGCCGCAGGTCGCGCAGCTCCAGCGCGAATTGGACGAGGACGCGGTGCAGCAGCGCACCGGCTGCCGCTTCCACGCCAGCTATCTGCCGGCGCGCTTCCGCTGGCTGCAGGCCACGGAGCCGCAAACGCTTGCGAGCGCGGCCTACTGGCTCTCGCTCGGCGAGTTCGTCTACGTGCATCTGCTGGGCAAGCGCGCGGCGTCCTTCTCTACCGCCGCCTGGACGGGCTTGCTCAACCGGCACGAGCTTGACTGGGACGCGGAGCTGCTCGCCGCGCTGCCGGTGAAGGCCGACCAGCTCTCGAGCCTGCGCGACACGGGCGAGCCACTGCAGGGGCTGCGGCAGAAGTTCGCCCGCCGCTGGCCGCAGCTCAAGCAGGCGAAGTGGTTCCCCGCGATCGCCGACGGCTACGCCAGCAACATCGGCAGCGACGCGACCGACCTGCAGAGCTACGCCCTCTCGCTCGGCACCAGCGGCGCCGTGCGGGTGCTGCTGGAGGGCACGCCCGATGTCGTGCCGCACGGACTCTGGTGCTACCGCGTGAACCGACGGCAGTCGCTGCTGGGTGGTGCGCTGAACGACGGCGGCCGCGCGGTCGCCTGGCTGCGCGGCCTGCTGAAGCTGCCGCCGGTCGACGGCCTGCGGCCCGTGATCACCGCGCCGCCGGCCATGGATACGCCCGTCGTCTTGCCCTTCCTCACCGGCGAGCGCAGTCCCGGCTGGGCCGGCCACGCGACCGCCAGCTTCACTAACATGGATCTCCACACCGACCCGGCGGCGCTGTTCCGCGGCCTGCTGGAGGGGATCGCGCTGCGGTTGGGACTGATTGCGGACGAGGTGCGCCGGCTTGCGCCGGACGTCGCGCGCGTCGTGGTGAGCGGCGGGGCGGCCGAAGACCTGCCGGAGTGGCTCGGCATCCTGGCGGACGTCATCGGGGCGCCGATGGTGGCCTCGCTCGAAGGCCAAACCACGCTGCGCGGTACGGCTGTAACCGCACTGGAGGTGGTTGCGCCGAAGGCCGAGCGCGTTCCCGCTGCGATCGGCGACACGTTTTCTCCGAATGCCGAGCACCGCGCCGCCTATGACGCCGCGCGCGAACGGCAAATTTCAGCCTACGACGCGCTCATCGCTGCACCCCCTGCGTAG
- a CDS encoding DUF5666 domain-containing protein, which translates to MGRVLRIVPACLTAAAIMALAACGSSNNGSHTANNPAPAGVTVVAAQAANSAATSAPPSAAAAVSPSPAPGGTAAAGPAGLGTPATNPVERLSGTVQSVDAGKVTLKDGGSFSLSPQTVVTKRAMITAADLKTGQTVAITARRQPDNTLLASMIVVFPGAPSGFRLGQSPLDAGNLMTNATIDRVAGSSFHASFPGGGEQVSIAPDAQLLTLAAGTQAEIATGAMITAAVRNGVAQQVSIQ; encoded by the coding sequence ATGGGACGCGTACTCCGGATCGTTCCGGCCTGTCTGACGGCCGCGGCCATCATGGCGCTGGCCGCTTGCGGCTCTTCGAACAACGGCAGCCATACCGCGAACAATCCCGCGCCAGCCGGCGTAACGGTCGTTGCGGCGCAGGCTGCCAACTCGGCCGCGACGAGCGCGCCGCCGTCAGCGGCTGCCGCCGTGTCACCCAGTCCGGCCCCAGGCGGCACGGCCGCCGCTGGACCGGCCGGTCTGGGCACGCCGGCGACCAATCCGGTCGAACGGCTGAGTGGGACCGTGCAGAGCGTGGACGCGGGCAAGGTCACGCTGAAGGACGGCGGCAGCTTCTCGCTCTCACCGCAAACGGTCGTGACGAAGCGGGCGATGATCACGGCGGCGGATCTGAAGACGGGTCAGACGGTGGCGATCACCGCCCGGCGCCAGCCGGACAATACGCTGCTGGCGAGCATGATCGTGGTCTTTCCCGGCGCGCCGAGCGGCTTCCGGCTCGGGCAGAGCCCGCTGGACGCCGGCAACTTGATGACCAACGCGACGATCGACAGGGTCGCGGGCAGCAGCTTCCACGCCTCGTTTCCCGGCGGCGGCGAACAGGTGAGCATCGCGCCCGACGCGCAGCTCCTCACGCTGGCCGCGGGCACGCAGGCGGAGATCGCCACTGGTGCGATGATCACGGCCGCGGTGCGCAACGGCGTCGCCCAGCAGGTCTCGATTCAGTAG
- a CDS encoding MarR family winged helix-turn-helix transcriptional regulator, producing the protein MAHDRAALVGAARLYGEAVAIVDPLRARLWAECGLTVPQLRLMFMLREEPGSTGSLLAERFGVNPSTITGHVEKLLQRELVWREEDEQDRRVQHNYLTELGADLTGRLERAAGHYVIEILGRLTESQLARLTEALGDLVMAARAGPAAATHSG; encoded by the coding sequence ATGGCGCATGATCGTGCGGCGCTCGTCGGGGCGGCGCGGCTCTACGGTGAGGCGGTGGCAATTGTGGACCCGCTGCGGGCGCGCCTCTGGGCGGAGTGCGGCCTGACCGTGCCCCAGTTGCGACTGATGTTCATGCTGCGCGAGGAGCCCGGCAGCACCGGCAGCCTGCTTGCTGAACGGTTCGGCGTCAATCCCTCGACGATCACGGGTCACGTCGAGAAGCTGCTGCAGCGCGAGCTCGTCTGGCGCGAAGAAGACGAGCAGGACCGGCGCGTACAGCACAACTACCTGACGGAGCTGGGCGCCGACCTAACCGGCCGGCTCGAGCGTGCCGCCGGCCATTACGTGATCGAGATCCTCGGCCGGCTTACGGAGTCGCAACTGGCCCGGCTCACGGAAGCGCTCGGCGATCTCGTTATGGCAGCCAGAGCCGGGCCGGCGGCTGCAACCCATTCGGGCTAG